A genomic window from Sanguibacter antarcticus includes:
- a CDS encoding aldo/keto reductase: protein MPYRRSGRSGLDLPALSLGLWHNFGDTTPLDTQRDVLRRAFDLGITHFDLANNYGPLAGSAEENFGRHMAADLRPYRDELIISSKAGYDMWPGPYGNGGSRKYLLASLDQSLSRMGLDYVDIFYSHRPDPSVPIEETMGALHTAVTSGRALYVGISNYTPAQTRAAQQVLADLGTPLVIHQPSYSMFNRHVELPDAGNPDDADATGLSLLDTVGDLGIGMIVFSPLAQGMLTDRYLSGEVPAGSRAAVGHFLKPETTLSATYLERARGLDAIAQGRGQSLAQLALTWLLRDDRVTSALIGASSVAQLENNVQAAHAAPLTSDEIAAIEAFAIDGTNR, encoded by the coding sequence ATGCCGTACCGCCGCAGCGGACGCAGCGGGCTCGACCTGCCAGCGCTGTCGCTGGGTCTCTGGCACAACTTCGGCGACACCACGCCGCTCGACACCCAGCGCGACGTGCTCCGCCGTGCGTTCGACCTCGGCATCACCCACTTCGACCTCGCGAACAACTACGGCCCGCTCGCCGGGTCCGCCGAGGAGAACTTCGGCCGTCACATGGCCGCCGACCTCCGTCCGTACCGAGACGAGCTCATCATCTCGAGCAAGGCCGGCTACGACATGTGGCCCGGCCCGTACGGCAACGGCGGCAGCCGCAAGTACCTCCTGGCGTCGCTCGACCAGTCGCTGAGCCGGATGGGCCTCGACTACGTCGACATCTTCTACTCCCACCGCCCCGACCCGTCGGTCCCGATCGAGGAGACGATGGGGGCGCTGCACACCGCCGTCACGAGCGGCCGGGCGCTCTACGTAGGCATCTCGAACTACACGCCTGCCCAGACGCGCGCCGCGCAGCAGGTGCTCGCCGATCTCGGTACCCCGCTCGTCATCCACCAGCCGAGCTACTCGATGTTCAACCGTCACGTCGAGCTCCCTGACGCGGGAAACCCTGACGACGCCGACGCGACCGGCCTGTCGTTGCTCGACACCGTGGGCGATCTCGGCATCGGGATGATCGTCTTCTCCCCGCTCGCTCAGGGCATGCTCACCGACCGCTACCTGTCCGGCGAGGTCCCGGCGGGCTCGCGGGCTGCTGTCGGGCACTTCCTCAAGCCCGAGACGACGCTGAGCGCGACGTACCTCGAGCGGGCGCGCGGCCTCGACGCGATCGCGCAGGGCCGCGGCCAGAGCCTCGCGCAGCTGGCGCTCACCTGGTTGCTGCGCGACGACCGCGTCACGTCTGCACTCATCGGTGCAAGCAGCGTCGCCCAGCTCGAGAACAACGTCCAGGCCGCGCACGCAGCACCCCTGACGTCGGACGAGATCGCGGCGATCGAGGCCTTCGCGATCGACGGAACGAACCGCTGA
- a CDS encoding alpha/beta fold hydrolase: MDALTKHDVRVVGNPDGPPIVFSHGFGCDQGMWRFVAPELEATHRVVLFDHVGAGGSDDSAFDPVRHGRLEGYAADVVAILDALDLGPVTFVGHSVSAMIGVLVARERPDLVASLVLVSPSPRYIDDDGYPGAFSQEEIDELLETMDDNYLGWSAHIAPIIIGNPDRPELGDELTASFCRMDPAIARHFARTTFLSDNRADLDGLSVPTLVVQCQHDVIAPIEVGTYVHEHLENSRLVVLDTVGHCPNLSAPDQLVAAITTYLAA, encoded by the coding sequence ATGGATGCGCTGACGAAGCACGACGTCCGCGTCGTCGGGAACCCCGACGGCCCCCCGATCGTCTTTTCCCACGGGTTCGGGTGCGACCAAGGGATGTGGCGCTTCGTCGCCCCGGAGCTCGAGGCCACCCACCGCGTCGTGCTCTTCGACCACGTCGGGGCAGGCGGGTCAGACGACTCCGCGTTCGACCCTGTGCGCCACGGCCGGCTGGAGGGCTACGCCGCCGACGTCGTCGCGATCCTCGACGCGCTCGACCTCGGCCCGGTGACGTTCGTCGGCCACTCGGTGAGCGCGATGATCGGCGTCCTCGTCGCACGAGAGCGCCCCGACCTCGTCGCCTCTCTCGTCCTCGTGAGCCCGAGCCCCCGATACATCGACGACGACGGCTACCCCGGCGCCTTCTCGCAGGAGGAGATCGACGAGCTCCTCGAGACGATGGACGACAACTACCTCGGCTGGTCTGCGCACATCGCTCCGATCATCATCGGCAACCCGGACCGGCCCGAGCTCGGCGACGAGCTCACGGCGAGCTTCTGCCGCATGGACCCGGCGATCGCCCGGCACTTCGCCCGCACCACCTTCCTCTCCGACAACCGTGCGGACCTCGACGGGCTGAGCGTCCCGACGCTCGTCGTCCAGTGCCAGCACGACGTCATCGCCCCGATCGAGGTCGGCACGTACGTCCACGAGCACCTCGAGAACAGCCGTCTCGTCGTGCTCGACACCGTCGGCCACTGCCCCAACCTCAGCGCCCCCGACCAGCTCGTCGCCGCGATCACCACCTATCTCGCCGCGTGA
- a CDS encoding SpoIIE family protein phosphatase — protein MTDSVPVPPPHERWEHSPSGLVTLRLDGTVLEANATVLRWLGRERSDVVDRVRLPSLFTVGGRIYWETHLSPLLHADGRFDEVALELKGAHGRLPVLLSAVVVGSDATTSVVQVALSSARERSRYERELLAARAAAETSEARARLLLRAASALSSAADVMSVADALLGAATESLGARSATLWVPDPAHGLRAIASVAEDPETSPRPDADPTGRVAQVRHGRVVVQLHGISALQGVLSVAPSTDAAADLVDLDALSGIAQQGGLALDRATLYEQNANVAHQLQRSLLSSEVPCSEQFVVTTAYRPGVVGLTVGGDWYDSFLPQDGVLSVVVGDVVGKGLTAASRMGQLRSAVRAVAGPGVGPAALLTRLDAFAGQLDGATSTTLAYGEIDLQTGSLRYACAGHLPPVLISADRPPRLLWDGRSVPLGVEARARTDAEVHLRPGDQLLLYTDGLVERRDRSLPDRLQDLLAAASDLPGRLPDDATAALMERLVRPGEGHDDVCVLLLTWRGPSQAGREPTG, from the coding sequence GTGACGGACTCCGTTCCCGTCCCACCACCGCACGAGAGGTGGGAGCACAGCCCGAGCGGACTCGTGACCCTGCGCCTCGACGGCACGGTGCTCGAGGCCAACGCCACGGTGCTGCGCTGGCTCGGACGCGAGCGGTCCGACGTCGTCGACCGGGTCCGGCTGCCGTCGCTCTTCACGGTCGGCGGGCGGATCTACTGGGAGACGCACCTGTCGCCCCTCCTGCACGCCGACGGGCGCTTCGACGAGGTGGCGCTCGAGCTCAAGGGCGCGCACGGACGCCTGCCCGTGCTCCTCAGCGCCGTCGTCGTGGGGTCCGACGCGACCACGAGCGTCGTCCAGGTCGCGCTCTCCAGCGCACGCGAGCGCTCCCGGTACGAGCGTGAGCTGCTCGCGGCGCGGGCGGCGGCGGAGACGTCGGAGGCACGCGCCCGGCTGCTCTTGCGTGCAGCCTCGGCCCTCTCCAGCGCAGCCGACGTCATGAGCGTCGCCGACGCGCTCCTCGGCGCGGCGACCGAGTCGCTCGGTGCACGCTCGGCGACGCTCTGGGTCCCGGACCCCGCGCACGGGCTCCGGGCGATCGCGTCCGTCGCCGAAGACCCAGAGACCTCACCTCGACCTGATGCCGACCCCACCGGCCGCGTCGCCCAGGTGCGTCACGGGCGCGTCGTCGTCCAGCTGCACGGGATATCTGCCCTCCAGGGAGTGCTCTCGGTCGCGCCCAGCACGGACGCTGCCGCAGACCTGGTCGACCTCGACGCCCTCTCGGGCATCGCACAGCAAGGCGGCCTGGCGCTCGACCGGGCGACGCTCTACGAGCAGAACGCGAACGTCGCGCACCAGCTCCAGCGCTCGCTCCTGTCCTCCGAGGTGCCGTGCAGCGAGCAGTTCGTCGTCACGACGGCCTACCGTCCGGGCGTCGTCGGGCTCACGGTCGGCGGAGACTGGTACGACTCGTTCCTGCCCCAGGACGGCGTGCTGTCCGTCGTGGTCGGTGACGTGGTCGGCAAGGGCCTCACCGCGGCGAGCCGGATGGGCCAGCTGCGCAGCGCGGTGCGCGCGGTGGCAGGCCCCGGCGTCGGACCAGCAGCCCTGCTCACCCGGCTCGACGCCTTCGCCGGGCAGCTCGACGGAGCGACGTCCACGACGCTCGCCTACGGCGAGATCGACCTCCAGACCGGCAGCCTGCGGTACGCGTGCGCCGGGCACCTGCCACCGGTGCTCATCTCTGCCGACAGGCCGCCACGCCTCCTGTGGGACGGCCGGTCGGTCCCGCTCGGGGTGGAGGCCCGCGCGCGCACCGACGCCGAGGTGCACCTGCGACCGGGAGACCAGCTGCTCCTCTACACGGACGGCCTCGTGGAACGCCGGGACCGGTCCTTGCCCGACCGGCTGCAGGACCTCCTCGCCGCAGCGAGCGACCTGCCCGGCCGCCTCCCCGACGACGCAACCGCAGCGCTCATGGAACGGCTCGTCCGCCCGGGCGAAGGACACGACGACGTGTGCGTGCTCCTGCTGACCTGGCGGGGCCCGAGCCAGGCAGGACGCGAGCCGACCGGGTGA
- a CDS encoding peptide chain release factor 3 codes for MPQATPDSETVPETGPGSGADPTVVLAEASRRRSFAVISHPDAGKSTLTEALALHAHAIREAGRADGKAGKRTVSDWMDMEQARGISITSASLQFTYRDAVINLVDTPGHADFSEDTYRVLSAVDAAVMLVDAAKGLEVQTMKLFAVCKHRGIPLITVINKWDRPGKDALELMDEIQDRTGLVPTPLTWPVGIGGDFRGVIDRRTGDYTRFTRTVGGTTIAPEEHMAPEAALAREGTAWTTAVEESELLEASGADHDHETFLAGETTPVLFGSAVQNFGVHALLDVLVDVAPSPSPRPTVSGEPRAVEAPFSAFVFKMQAGMDTAHRDRLAFARICSGVFERGMVVTSTRTGRPFATKYAQQVFGRERHIVDTAYPGDVIGLVNAANLRVGDTLYLDKPVEYPPLPTFAPEHFAVMRAKDVSRYKQFQRGVMQLGAEGVVQVLRSDLRGDQAPVLAAVGPMQFEVAQHRMGTEFNSPVTLDRLQYEIALRTTADWIEALNAQLGVEVLQREDGEYLALFPDRWRVTSVRNRLPEAVLDPLVAT; via the coding sequence GTGCCCCAGGCAACCCCAGACAGCGAGACCGTCCCCGAGACCGGGCCGGGCTCCGGCGCGGACCCGACCGTCGTCCTCGCCGAGGCCTCGCGGCGCCGCTCCTTCGCGGTCATCAGCCACCCTGACGCCGGGAAGTCGACGCTCACGGAAGCGCTCGCGCTGCACGCCCACGCGATCCGCGAAGCAGGCCGCGCCGACGGCAAGGCCGGCAAGCGCACTGTGTCCGACTGGATGGACATGGAGCAGGCCCGAGGCATCTCCATCACCTCTGCGTCCCTGCAGTTCACGTACCGTGACGCGGTCATCAACCTCGTCGACACCCCGGGTCACGCCGACTTCTCCGAAGACACGTACCGCGTCCTGTCCGCCGTCGACGCAGCAGTCATGCTCGTCGACGCAGCCAAGGGCCTCGAGGTCCAGACGATGAAGCTCTTCGCGGTCTGCAAGCACCGCGGCATCCCGCTCATCACCGTCATCAACAAGTGGGACCGCCCGGGCAAGGACGCCCTCGAGCTCATGGACGAGATCCAGGACCGCACCGGCCTCGTCCCCACGCCGCTCACCTGGCCCGTCGGCATCGGCGGCGACTTCCGCGGGGTCATCGACCGACGCACCGGCGACTACACCCGCTTCACCCGCACGGTCGGAGGCACGACGATCGCCCCCGAGGAGCACATGGCCCCCGAGGCAGCGCTCGCCCGCGAAGGCACCGCATGGACGACCGCGGTGGAAGAGTCGGAGCTCCTCGAAGCATCGGGCGCCGACCACGACCACGAGACGTTCCTCGCCGGCGAGACCACTCCCGTCCTCTTCGGTTCAGCCGTGCAGAACTTCGGCGTCCACGCCCTGCTCGACGTCCTCGTCGACGTCGCCCCCTCCCCGTCACCGCGTCCGACCGTCAGCGGCGAGCCTCGGGCGGTCGAGGCGCCGTTCTCCGCCTTCGTGTTCAAGATGCAGGCCGGGATGGACACCGCGCACCGCGACCGCCTCGCGTTCGCCCGCATCTGCTCCGGCGTCTTCGAGCGAGGGATGGTCGTGACCTCCACCCGGACCGGGCGACCGTTCGCCACCAAGTACGCTCAGCAGGTCTTCGGGCGCGAGCGCCACATCGTCGACACCGCGTACCCCGGTGACGTCATCGGCCTCGTCAATGCCGCAAACCTCCGAGTGGGAGATACGCTGTACCTGGACAAGCCGGTCGAGTACCCACCACTGCCGACGTTTGCACCTGAGCACTTCGCAGTCATGCGAGCCAAGGACGTGTCCAGGTACAAGCAGTTCCAGCGAGGCGTCATGCAGCTCGGCGCCGAAGGCGTCGTGCAGGTGCTGCGCTCAGACCTGCGCGGCGACCAGGCCCCGGTGCTCGCCGCCGTCGGCCCCATGCAGTTCGAGGTCGCACAGCACCGCATGGGCACAGAGTTCAACTCACCGGTCACCCTCGACCGGCTGCAGTACGAGATCGCCCTGCGCACCACGGCGGACTGGATCGAGGCGCTCAACGCGCAGCTCGGTGTCGAGGTCCTCCAGCGCGAGGACGGCGAGTACCTGGCACTCTTCCCGGACCGGTGGCGCGTCACCTCGGTCCGCAACCGCCTCCCCGAAGCGGTGCTCGACCCGCTCGTCGCCACGTGA
- a CDS encoding ribonuclease J — MNLSAPPPLPRGGLRITPLGGLGEIGRNMTVYEFEGKLLVVDCGVLFPEEHQPGVDVILADFTSIRDRLKDIVAIVLTHGHEDHIGGVPYLLKERSDIPIIGSKLTLAFITAKLKEHRIRPRTIEVEAGDTSKQNPFDLEFVAVNHSIPDALAVAIRTRAGIVLNTGDFKMDQFPLDKRITDLNHFARLGQEGVDVFMTDSTNAEVPGFTMSEQELVPAIETVFRNAPKRVIVSSFASHVHRIQQVLDSAHESGRKVAFVGRSMVRNMGIAEELGYLKIPRGLVVDLKKLESMPADKICLVCTGSQGEPMAALSRMSNGEHVIKVEEGDTVLLASSLIPGNENAIYRVINSLTDLGATIVHKGNAKVHVSGHASAGELVYCYNIVKPKNVIPIHGEARHMRANAALAVKTGVPANNVIIAQDGTVMDLVRGKLSVVGKVPAGYVYVDGQTVGAATEDTLAERRALGSKGIVTVLALVDLDLGVMAEKPEFITRGFVHDGHTFDAAVVEIEKALAQLPKRDAGDIDKIEGVIAKSVARWLQRTYRREPLVNAIVVDA, encoded by the coding sequence ATGAACCTCTCCGCACCCCCGCCCCTCCCCCGTGGCGGGCTGCGCATCACCCCCCTCGGCGGTCTCGGCGAGATCGGCCGCAACATGACCGTGTACGAGTTCGAGGGCAAGCTCCTCGTCGTCGACTGCGGCGTGCTCTTCCCCGAGGAGCACCAGCCCGGCGTCGACGTGATCCTCGCCGACTTCACGTCCATCCGCGACCGTCTCAAGGACATCGTCGCGATCGTCCTCACCCACGGCCACGAGGACCACATCGGCGGTGTCCCGTACCTGCTCAAGGAACGCAGCGACATCCCCATCATCGGTTCCAAGCTCACGCTCGCGTTCATCACCGCGAAGCTCAAGGAGCACCGCATCCGCCCTCGCACCATCGAGGTCGAGGCCGGCGACACCTCCAAGCAGAACCCGTTCGACCTCGAGTTCGTCGCGGTCAACCACTCGATCCCCGACGCGCTGGCCGTCGCCATCCGCACCCGTGCCGGGATCGTGCTCAACACGGGCGACTTCAAGATGGACCAGTTCCCGCTCGACAAGCGGATCACCGACCTCAACCACTTCGCCCGCCTGGGCCAAGAGGGCGTCGACGTCTTCATGACCGACTCGACCAACGCCGAGGTCCCCGGCTTCACGATGTCGGAGCAGGAGCTCGTCCCCGCGATCGAGACGGTGTTCCGCAACGCACCGAAGCGCGTCATCGTGTCGAGCTTCGCCAGCCACGTGCACCGCATCCAGCAGGTGCTCGACTCGGCGCACGAGTCCGGCCGCAAGGTCGCGTTCGTCGGCCGGTCCATGGTCCGCAACATGGGGATCGCCGAGGAGCTCGGCTATCTCAAGATCCCCCGCGGCCTCGTCGTCGACCTCAAGAAGCTCGAGTCGATGCCTGCCGACAAGATCTGCCTCGTGTGCACCGGGTCGCAGGGCGAGCCCATGGCCGCGCTCTCCCGCATGTCCAACGGCGAGCACGTCATCAAGGTCGAAGAGGGCGACACCGTCCTGCTCGCGAGCTCGCTCATCCCGGGCAACGAGAACGCCATCTACCGCGTCATCAACTCGCTCACCGACCTCGGCGCGACGATCGTCCACAAGGGCAACGCCAAGGTGCACGTCTCCGGCCACGCCAGCGCGGGCGAGCTCGTGTACTGCTACAACATCGTCAAGCCGAAGAACGTCATCCCGATCCACGGCGAAGCCCGTCACATGCGCGCGAACGCGGCGCTCGCCGTCAAGACGGGCGTGCCCGCCAACAACGTCATCATCGCGCAGGACGGGACCGTCATGGACCTCGTCCGCGGCAAGCTGTCGGTCGTCGGCAAGGTGCCTGCCGGATACGTGTACGTCGACGGTCAGACAGTCGGCGCAGCGACCGAGGACACGCTCGCCGAGCGCCGCGCGCTCGGCTCGAAGGGCATCGTCACGGTCCTCGCGCTCGTCGACCTCGACCTCGGTGTCATGGCCGAGAAGCCCGAGTTCATCACCCGCGGGTTCGTCCACGACGGGCACACGTTCGACGCGGCCGTCGTCGAGATCGAGAAGGCGCTCGCCCAGCTGCCGAAGCGCGACGCCGGCGACATCGACAAGATCGAAGGCGTCATCGCCAAGTCCGTCGCCCGCTGGCTCCAGCGCACCTACCGCCGCGAGCCCCTCGTCAACGCGATCGTCGTCGACGCCTGA